DNA sequence from the Bacteroidales bacterium genome:
ATCAATATAGGCTTCATCAAGTACCACCAGCCCAGGGAAGTTTCTGATAACGTAGTCAATATCCCCGGAATCAAAACTGTTGGCCGTAGGATTGTTCGGCGAGCAGAGGAACAGCAGTCTGGTTTTGGGAGTCACTGCCCGGAGAAGTTTCTCCCGGTTCAGGGTAAAATCCTCATTCAGCAATACCCTGGTATATTTCACATTGTTAACTGCAGCGGCAACCGCATACATACCGTATGTGGGGTCAATGGCCAGAATGGAGTGCACACCTGGTTCGCAGGCAGCCCTGATGAGCAAATCAATCGCCTCGTCACTTCCATTTCCCAGAAAAATTGATTCAGGCGGAATCTGTTTCAATTCAGAAATCCGCTTCCGCAGTTTTCTGTGGTGCGGGTCGGGATAACGGTTATAAGGGCTGTTATAGGGGTTTTCGTTGGCGTCAAGAAACACCGAGGCCTCTCCCTGAAAATCGTCACGGGCCGAAGAATAGGGAGTCAGAGACAAAACCGAAGGCCGGAAAAACAGATCAAGGTTCATTATAATAAAATTGATTTTCAATGGTATGATGGAAACCACAGGTTGGTGATTTTATCACCGTGGCGTTGGTTTTTATAAAACATGCGGGTTTCATCAGCTTTGTTTTTTGCTCAGATAATCAAAACGAACTTTAACAGCATTCCGATGGCCTTCAAGTTCTTCGACGGCGGCCATGTTCATTACAGCCGGTCCCAGATTTCGCAGGCCAAACTCTGAAAGTTCCTGGAAAGTAATTTTCTTCAGGAAGGAGTCCATATTGACCCCGCCGGAAACTCTGGCATAACCATAGGTTGGGAGAGTATGGTTGGTACCTGAGGCATAATCTCCTGCGCTTTCCGGGGAATAGTTGCCGATAAAAACCGAACCGGCGTTAAGAACCTGCCTGGCAAGGTTTTCTGCATCACGGGCAGCGATGATCAGGTGTTCGGGTGCGTATTCGTTAACCAATTCCATCAGCGTCTGATTGTCTTTAACAACAATAATTTTGCTGGCGGAAAGGCTTTGTTCGGCGATTTTTTTCCGGGGCAGGGCTGTGAGTTGAGTATGCAATTCTGACAGCACCGGTTGCACGATTTCGGGTCGGGTTGTAATCAGAATCACCTGGCTGTCGGGGCCATGTTCTGCCTGGGCCAGTAAATCGGAAGCCACGAATGAAGGAATGGCGGTTTCATCAGCTATAACCATTACCTCTGACGGGCCGGCCGGAAGATCAATGGCTACTCCCTGCCGGCTGACAATTTGTTTGGCAATGGTAACATACTGGTTTCCGGGGCCGAAAATTTTGTTCACTGCCGGGACGGTTTCAGTGCCGTATGCCATGGCTGCAATAGCCTGTACTCCTCCAATTTTGTACACTTCAGTAATTCCTATTGCTTTTGCTGAATAGAGAATGGCCGGATGGACGGCTGTATCTTTTCCGGGCGGTGTGCACAGCACGATGCGCTCACAACCAGCCAGTCTGGCAGGTATACCGAGCATCAGCACGGTGGAAAAAAGCGGAGCTGAACCTCCGGGAACATAAAGGCCAACTCTTTGAATCGGAACACATTTTTGCCAGCACTGAACACCCGGAGTAGTTTCCACCCTTATTTCAGCTGGTATCTGCGCTTTGTGAAACCTGGTAATGTTGGCAATGGCTATGTCAATAGCTTTTTTGGTATCGGAAGAAAGCCGTGCATCAGCCTGTTCAAATTCTGCCGGTGCCACCCGCGATACAGGAATATCGGCACCGTCAAATCTGGCTGTGAGTGAGCGAATGGCGCTATCCCCTTCCCTGCGGACCTCTTCAAGAATCTTCCTTACCGATTCTTCCAGCACATCGCTTTTCAGCAGGGGCCGGGCAAGCAATTCATCCCATGTATTTCTTGGAGGATCTGTTATTATTTGCATTATGGACGACATAGTTTATCTGGATTAACAAATACAAACTTCGCATCAAACGATCATTTTTTCAATAGGAATAACCAGAATTCCCTGGGCTCCGAGTTCTTTCAGCTTGCCGATAACTTCCCAGAAGTCATTTTCATTTACCACAGAATGGAGTGAACTCCAGCCTTTCATGGCCAGTGGTATAACGGTAGGACTTTTCATACCGGGTATCAGGCGGGTTATTTCAGGGATGCTTTCGTTGGGAGCATTCAGCAAAATATATTTATTGCTCTTTGCTTTCTGAACGGCTCTTATTCTGAAAAGCATCCGGTCGAGAATCTGGTTTTTTTCGCCGGAAAGGTTGGAATTCTTAATCAGAATAGCCTGGGAATGCATAATGGTTTCAACCTCTTTTAACCCGTTGCTGATAAGGGTGCTACCGGAGCTGACAATATCAAAAATAGCGTCGGCCAGTCCTATTCCGGGAGCAATTTCCACGCTTCCGCTGATTTCATGTATTTCAGCTTCCAGATTGTTTTCGCTGAGATACTTTTTCAGTGTTCGGGGATAGGAAGTGGCTATTCGTTTTCCCTGAAGCCATCCAGGTCCGGTATAGTTTACTGATTTCGGTACTGCCAGGGAGAGTCGGCAACGTGCAAACCCCAGCTTTTCCAATATGTATACCGGATATTCTTTTTCGGCAATTATATTTTCACCGACAATACCCGCATCGGCTACGCCATCGAAGACATACTGAGGGATATCATCATCGCGGAGAAAGAGAAGTTCCACGGGAAAGTTATGGGCCCGTGCAACAAGCCGGCGCTCTCCGTTTTCAAATCCAATTCCGCATTCCAAAAGCAACTGGAGAGATTTTTCACTCAGTCGCCCTGATTTTTGAATGGCCAGTTTAACAATTTCCATCGTTTATGCATTTAAAACAAAAAAGGTTTGCAGTGCTGCAAACCTTAGGGATATTTTTTATATGCACTGCAAAATCAGACCCCAACATCAAAATGATGATGTCCGTGAATCTGATATGCAATACCTTTTTTCATATTTTTTACTGATGCGCAAATATAAAAAAAGTTTGAAATTGTGCAAAACGGATGAAAATATATTCAAAGGAATATTTTTACTTTGCCGCTTCATTAAATTCCTGAAGGAAAATTCCTGAAGGGATTTTAGCAAAATACCGTTCCGTATGAACAGGGAACAACGAACCGTGCTGGTAATTTCTGCGATTGGGGCATTTCTGACTCCCTTCCTGCTTTCGTCAGTCAACATAGCCCTTCCTGCCATTGCCCGTGATTTGAGAATGAATACTATGGTAATGAGCTGGATATCGAGTTCTTTTCTCCTTTCGGCTGCTGTTTTTCTTCTTCCTGCGGGGAAGCTGGCTGATATTTTCGGACGAAAGCAGATTTTTCTTCTGGGTATTATCATCTTCACTCTGGCGACCCTTGTTGCCGGGATGTCGGTAAATGCCGTTATGCTGATTCTATCGCGTATTGGACAGGGAATAGGAAGTACGATGGTAGCTGCTACAGGTACGGCGATGATAACATCCGTATTTCCGGCAGGAAAAAGAGGACGTGCTCTGGGATTAAATGTTTCCGGCGTTTACATTGGTCTTTCAGCAGGGCCTTTTATCGGAGGATTTCTCACCGAGCATTTAGGCTGGAGAAGCATTTTCTGGGCAGGGATTCCGGTTGGACTTCTGGTGATTTTTCTTGTTCTGGTGTACCTTAAATCAGAATGGAAATCTGATTTGCCGGCCGCTTTTGACTGGACGGGATCTTTGTTTTATGCGGTATCGCTTGTCCTCATCATGACCGGACTTCCCAAACTGAAGGAAGGCTGGGGAATCGCAGCAGTTGCCGCCGGG
Encoded proteins:
- the hisC gene encoding histidinol-phosphate transaminase produces the protein MNLDLFFRPSVLSLTPYSSARDDFQGEASVFLDANENPYNSPYNRYPDPHHRKLRKRISELKQIPPESIFLGNGSDEAIDLLIRAACEPGVHSILAIDPTYGMYAVAAAVNNVKYTRVLLNEDFTLNREKLLRAVTPKTRLLFLCSPNNPTANSFDSGDIDYVIRNFPGLVVLDEAYIDFSRHPGFLGRLQEYENLVILQTFSKAWGLAGARLGMAFAHPDIISILYKIKYPYNINVLTQELVLNVLSQPSVKDQWVEMILKERAILEQALAALPCIKNVYPSDANFLLVRVDEPEKIYNWLCTWSVIVRNRSNVSLCSGCLRITVGTPGENRILLEALSSYIH
- the hisD gene encoding histidinol dehydrogenase — encoded protein: MQIITDPPRNTWDELLARPLLKSDVLEESVRKILEEVRREGDSAIRSLTARFDGADIPVSRVAPAEFEQADARLSSDTKKAIDIAIANITRFHKAQIPAEIRVETTPGVQCWQKCVPIQRVGLYVPGGSAPLFSTVLMLGIPARLAGCERIVLCTPPGKDTAVHPAILYSAKAIGITEVYKIGGVQAIAAMAYGTETVPAVNKIFGPGNQYVTIAKQIVSRQGVAIDLPAGPSEVMVIADETAIPSFVASDLLAQAEHGPDSQVILITTRPEIVQPVLSELHTQLTALPRKKIAEQSLSASKIIVVKDNQTLMELVNEYAPEHLIIAARDAENLARQVLNAGSVFIGNYSPESAGDYASGTNHTLPTYGYARVSGGVNMDSFLKKITFQELSEFGLRNLGPAVMNMAAVEELEGHRNAVKVRFDYLSKKQS
- a CDS encoding ATP phosphoribosyltransferase; translation: MEIVKLAIQKSGRLSEKSLQLLLECGIGFENGERRLVARAHNFPVELLFLRDDDIPQYVFDGVADAGIVGENIIAEKEYPVYILEKLGFARCRLSLAVPKSVNYTGPGWLQGKRIATSYPRTLKKYLSENNLEAEIHEISGSVEIAPGIGLADAIFDIVSSGSTLISNGLKEVETIMHSQAILIKNSNLSGEKNQILDRMLFRIRAVQKAKSNKYILLNAPNESIPEITRLIPGMKSPTVIPLAMKGWSSLHSVVNENDFWEVIGKLKELGAQGILVIPIEKMIV